In Methanosarcina siciliae T4/M, one genomic interval encodes:
- a CDS encoding YcdB/YcdC domain-containing protein: MKVNQICILALVLVGAIFVAFASEERGIIFTKEDVKQTKSLDPSTADVNVSFEDAKNKLMSENPEVIDESIHGELIDDDDYGVIWQVSSRTTNGKSILTGIDASNGERHFVYDGSKNVLGNGDISKDDAQEIAEKYIESRVSADKISQIELEDVNYIEPAAYNLPGTYKISYARIIRGIPSLSDGIQLRVNAETGEVSSYRKRWSMDEGETALINTEPGITDEKAVDILKEYMSNEPCIGEEKASTVKVISSNLVWKEDDKDKTHLAWWIRFMDSSFAKGDSYPASVWIDAHSGEMLLFDYFRN; the protein is encoded by the coding sequence ATGAAAGTTAACCAAATTTGTATCCTTGCTTTGGTACTGGTAGGTGCAATATTTGTGGCTTTTGCATCTGAAGAGAGGGGAATAATCTTCACAAAAGAAGATGTAAAGCAAACAAAAAGTCTTGATCCTTCAACTGCAGATGTAAATGTTAGTTTTGAGGATGCAAAAAACAAGCTAATGTCAGAAAATCCGGAAGTAATTGATGAATCCATTCACGGGGAACTGATTGATGATGATGATTATGGAGTAATCTGGCAAGTGAGCTCAAGAACAACTAATGGAAAAAGCATCTTAACAGGAATAGATGCCTCTAACGGAGAGAGACATTTTGTATATGACGGGTCAAAGAATGTACTCGGAAACGGTGATATAAGCAAAGACGATGCTCAGGAAATAGCAGAAAAATATATTGAATCCAGGGTTTCAGCGGACAAAATCAGTCAGATTGAGCTTGAAGATGTAAATTACATAGAACCTGCTGCGTACAACCTGCCAGGAACTTACAAAATTAGTTATGCAAGAATTATCAGGGGAATACCTTCTCTTTCTGATGGAATACAGCTCAGGGTCAATGCAGAAACGGGAGAAGTTTCAAGCTATCGAAAAAGATGGTCTATGGATGAGGGAGAAACAGCGCTCATTAATACGGAACCGGGCATTACGGATGAAAAAGCAGTTGACATTCTCAAAGAATACATGAGTAACGAACCATGTATAGGAGAAGAAAAAGCAAGTACTGTAAAAGTTATTTCGTCGAACCTTGTCTGGAAAGAGGATGATAAAGATAAAACTCATCTGGCATGGTGGATCCGGTTTATGGATTCAAGTTTTGCAAAGGGCGACAGCTATCCTGCTTCAGTATGGATTGACGCACATTCAGGAGAAATGTTGCTGTTTGATTATTTCAGAAATTAA
- a CDS encoding tRNA (cytidine(56)-2'-O)-methyltransferase, with translation MKRIVLLRLGHRPERDKRITTHVGLTARMLGAEGMLLASDDQGIVHSLEDVVSRWGGDFYIKNNVNFKQEIRAWKEEGGKVCHLSMYGVNLPDVTGELKKCEKLMIVVGAEKVPPEIYQLADWNVAVGSQPHSEVAAVAITMDRIAEVEPLEKEFPGAELTIVPAERGKQVIENIRK, from the coding sequence ATGAAGAGGATTGTATTACTCCGCCTTGGGCACCGCCCTGAAAGGGATAAAAGGATTACCACTCATGTTGGTTTAACTGCCCGAATGCTTGGAGCTGAAGGCATGCTTCTTGCTTCTGATGACCAGGGGATAGTGCATAGCCTTGAAGATGTGGTCAGTCGCTGGGGTGGAGATTTTTACATTAAAAATAACGTTAACTTCAAGCAGGAAATCCGAGCCTGGAAAGAAGAAGGCGGAAAAGTCTGCCATCTTTCCATGTACGGGGTTAACCTGCCGGATGTGACTGGCGAACTCAAAAAATGTGAAAAGTTAATGATCGTCGTAGGCGCAGAAAAAGTCCCTCCCGAAATTTATCAGCTTGCGGACTGGAACGTAGCTGTAGGCAGCCAGCCACATTCCGAAGTTGCGGCAGTTGCAATCACAATGGACAGGATTGCTGAGGTAGAGCCGCTTGAAAAAGAATTTCCAGGGGCAGAACTGACAATTGTTCCCGCTGAAAGGGGCAAACAGGTAATCGAAAATATCAGAAAATAA
- the ppcA gene encoding phosphoenolpyruvate carboxylase, whose product MSRKSTYPKVMCTQHPDSASRYISTQEEPGEAIEAAVVFGCDEYMPDYEGKATPYHQNVQIVSRLIEETDLVPGKDVFITPRAPSAVQENRFRQLMVMMSIAEANHGALEYSDVQAINEFVHPMTGTVREILDAQQHMVDVSELAKKEFGFAMEVPRIIPLIEDAPALLHAKELAENTLLAWKERFGTSPEKFRVFLGKSDSALSFGHVASTLSCKYAINGIFELNSELETETGIIFGAGTLPFRGHLDLKNAENFFREYRGVGTITLQSALRYSHEKGDAESLVNLAKEKLPETPKIFSAEEKEELVNLIGIFGTGYSRIIRELSSTINRLSDLLPQQRDRLMHRGSGGYSRSAPDISGIVNLCRGDIGKELQASMPAENLHLPRAIKFTGALYSIGLPPEFIGTGTALKEAREKLGDEACERLLTKYFPSLVSDLSFASGYLDLNVASRFLSGACFKEVSKDIEVLHETLGLETHPEPSYRILLEMMQPELLQAGTSGNCMDEEVSQLVCSTLTKMGKIRKALG is encoded by the coding sequence ATGAGTAGAAAATCAACTTATCCGAAAGTTATGTGCACTCAGCACCCGGACTCTGCTTCAAGGTATATCTCCACACAGGAAGAGCCGGGGGAAGCCATTGAAGCTGCGGTGGTATTCGGCTGTGACGAATATATGCCGGACTATGAGGGAAAGGCAACTCCCTATCATCAGAATGTCCAGATCGTATCCAGATTAATAGAAGAAACAGACCTTGTGCCCGGAAAAGATGTTTTTATCACTCCCCGGGCTCCGAGTGCAGTCCAGGAAAACAGGTTCAGGCAGCTTATGGTTATGATGTCCATTGCCGAAGCCAACCATGGGGCTCTTGAATACTCGGACGTCCAGGCAATCAATGAGTTCGTGCATCCCATGACAGGAACGGTCAGGGAAATCCTTGATGCTCAGCAGCATATGGTAGACGTAAGCGAGCTTGCAAAAAAAGAATTCGGATTTGCAATGGAGGTCCCGCGTATAATCCCTCTTATCGAAGATGCTCCCGCCCTCCTGCACGCAAAAGAACTTGCCGAAAACACGCTTCTTGCCTGGAAAGAGCGCTTCGGGACATCCCCCGAAAAATTCAGGGTTTTCCTGGGCAAATCTGACTCTGCCCTCTCTTTCGGGCATGTGGCAAGCACCCTTTCCTGCAAATACGCCATAAACGGAATTTTCGAACTGAACTCCGAACTCGAAACCGAAACAGGCATCATCTTCGGAGCCGGAACCCTGCCTTTCAGAGGACACCTTGACCTGAAAAATGCGGAAAACTTCTTCAGGGAATATAGGGGTGTAGGGACAATCACCCTGCAGTCTGCTCTCAGGTACAGCCACGAAAAAGGAGATGCCGAATCCCTGGTAAACCTCGCAAAGGAAAAGCTGCCCGAAACCCCCAAGATCTTTTCCGCGGAAGAAAAAGAAGAACTCGTAAATCTTATCGGGATTTTCGGGACAGGGTACAGCCGCATCATCCGGGAACTGTCCTCTACCATAAACCGGCTTTCCGACCTCCTCCCCCAGCAGCGGGACCGCCTGATGCATCGAGGAAGCGGCGGTTATTCACGGAGCGCCCCCGATATTTCAGGTATAGTAAACCTCTGCCGCGGCGACATCGGAAAAGAGCTGCAGGCAAGCATGCCCGCCGAAAACCTTCACCTCCCGCGGGCTATCAAATTTACCGGAGCCCTCTACTCCATAGGCCTGCCTCCCGAATTCATAGGTACCGGGACTGCGCTTAAAGAAGCCCGGGAAAAACTTGGAGATGAAGCCTGTGAAAGGCTGCTTACGAAGTATTTCCCTTCCCTTGTCAGTGACCTGAGTTTCGCTTCCGGATACCTGGACCTCAACGTAGCTTCCCGCTTCCTTTCCGGAGCCTGCTTCAAGGAAGTCAGTAAAGATATTGAGGTCTTGCATGAGACCCTCGGCCTTGAAACCCACCCTGAACCTTCATACCGCATCCTGCTTGAGATGATGCAGCCCGAACTCCTGCAGGCTGGGACCTCAGGGAACTGTATGGACGAGGAGGTTTCACAGCTCGTATGCTCGACCCTTACCAAAATGGGAAAAATAAGAAAGGCTCTGGGTTGA
- a CDS encoding AMP phosphorylase, which yields MRLNLEHFDIKIGQHKVMFNIADAKELGVNPGDRVRIRGHQSISAIVDTTEDMVSPGTLGVFSEVYEHFEDWDKPVEVFPALRSKSSGVLKKMLDKKPVIQDEIKLLVNDIVEENLSDVELSAFITASYIHGMTDDEVEWLTRAMIETGDTIEFDTHPIMDKHSIGGVPGNKISLLVVPIIAANGLLIPKTSSRAITGAGGTADLMEVLSPVEFSSEEVKEISEKVGGALVWGGATNIAPADDKLIRVEYPLSIDPYYQMLASIMAKKGAIGAENVVMDIPVGPSTKVPTVQEGQKLARDLINLGHRLGMNVECAITYGSSPIGRKVGPALEVREALKVLESMEGPNSLIEKSAALAGILLEMGGAAPRDHGKKLALETLRSGKALEKMRQIIEAQGGDPNIKSDDIQAGQYTADIFASADGYVIEFDNKWIIEIARLAGAPNDKGAGVAIHKKMGEQVKKGDSILTIYAEKEFKLDLALTTAQRTNPIIVEGMLLKRIPGIYGFQ from the coding sequence ATGAGGTTGAATCTTGAACATTTTGATATAAAAATCGGGCAACACAAAGTTATGTTCAATATTGCCGATGCGAAGGAACTGGGAGTAAATCCGGGTGATAGAGTCCGCATCCGTGGGCACCAGAGCATCTCTGCCATTGTGGATACAACCGAGGATATGGTTTCTCCAGGTACCCTGGGTGTTTTTTCTGAAGTTTACGAGCACTTCGAGGACTGGGATAAGCCGGTTGAAGTTTTTCCGGCATTACGCTCAAAATCTTCAGGCGTTCTCAAGAAGATGCTGGATAAAAAGCCTGTTATTCAGGATGAGATCAAATTGCTTGTAAACGATATTGTGGAAGAAAACCTCAGTGACGTCGAACTTTCGGCTTTTATAACAGCTTCTTATATCCACGGGATGACTGATGACGAGGTTGAATGGCTGACAAGAGCCATGATCGAGACCGGAGATACAATCGAATTTGACACCCATCCTATCATGGATAAGCACTCGATAGGGGGAGTACCCGGAAACAAGATATCTCTACTTGTTGTCCCTATCATTGCTGCAAACGGGCTTCTTATCCCCAAGACAAGTTCCAGGGCAATCACAGGTGCTGGTGGGACTGCAGATCTTATGGAGGTGCTCAGTCCCGTTGAGTTCAGCTCTGAGGAAGTCAAGGAGATCTCCGAGAAGGTAGGGGGTGCGCTTGTCTGGGGAGGAGCTACCAATATTGCACCTGCGGATGACAAGCTCATAAGGGTTGAGTATCCCCTGTCAATAGACCCTTACTACCAGATGCTTGCCTCAATTATGGCAAAAAAGGGAGCTATCGGGGCTGAAAATGTTGTAATGGACATTCCTGTAGGGCCAAGTACGAAGGTTCCGACAGTCCAGGAAGGACAGAAGCTGGCAAGAGACCTGATCAACCTCGGGCACAGGCTTGGAATGAATGTTGAGTGTGCCATTACCTACGGTTCCTCGCCTATCGGGAGAAAGGTGGGACCTGCGCTGGAAGTGAGGGAAGCCCTGAAAGTGCTGGAAAGCATGGAAGGTCCGAACAGCCTTATTGAAAAGAGTGCTGCCCTTGCAGGCATTCTGCTTGAGATGGGGGGCGCGGCTCCAAGGGACCATGGGAAAAAACTTGCACTGGAGACGCTCAGGAGCGGAAAAGCTCTTGAAAAGATGAGGCAGATAATTGAAGCCCAGGGTGGAGACCCGAATATTAAATCCGATGATATCCAGGCAGGACAGTACACTGCTGACATTTTTGCTTCTGCGGACGGGTATGTTATTGAGTTTGACAACAAATGGATAATTGAGATTGCCAGGCTTGCAGGTGCTCCCAATGACAAAGGAGCCGGGGTTGCAATTCACAAGAAAATGGGAGAACAGGTCAAAAAAGGAGATTCGATTCTTACTATTTATGCTGAAAAAGAGTTCAAACTCGATCTCGCATTGACCACCGCCCAGAGGACAAACCCGATAATAGTCGAAGGCATGCTTCTGAAGAGAATCCCGGGAATTTATGGGTTCCAGTGA
- a CDS encoding EamA family transporter, which translates to MQKRAYLLIAAGAVLWGTIGIFVRGFYGFGFSPLQVVTLRVLSAAVLMLVYLIFTRPELLKIRVRDSLYFVGTGIFSLAFFNLCYFTTIRETSIAIAVTLLYTAPAFVAVFSRVFFGESLGVKKLFSLGLTLIGCAFVTGYLPGPGDSLTLSWSGLLTGLGAGFGYALYTIFGKAALEKYHTMTIAAYTFIFASLALLPLGNFEKSAGAFSTGAFWVYLAGLGFFPTVLAYLLYTKGLEEVESSRASIVATIEPVVGTLAGFFFFREMLTGWQLVGVLLVIVAVVMIQERK; encoded by the coding sequence ATGCAAAAACGGGCTTATTTACTGATTGCTGCAGGGGCGGTTCTGTGGGGTACGATAGGAATTTTTGTTCGGGGCTTTTACGGTTTCGGATTTTCCCCGCTTCAGGTTGTGACCCTGAGGGTATTATCAGCGGCTGTTCTCATGCTTGTATATCTTATTTTTACCAGGCCGGAACTGCTGAAAATAAGGGTTCGAGATTCTCTTTATTTTGTGGGAACAGGTATCTTCAGTCTTGCTTTCTTTAACCTTTGCTATTTTACCACAATCAGGGAAACTTCGATTGCAATTGCCGTTACTTTGCTTTATACGGCTCCTGCTTTTGTTGCAGTCTTTTCCAGGGTTTTCTTCGGGGAAAGCCTGGGTGTAAAAAAACTTTTTTCTCTGGGGTTAACCCTTATAGGATGCGCTTTTGTGACCGGTTATCTTCCGGGACCCGGAGATTCTTTAACCCTTTCCTGGTCAGGGCTTCTCACAGGGTTGGGGGCAGGTTTCGGATATGCCCTCTACACTATTTTCGGAAAAGCTGCTCTTGAAAAGTACCATACAATGACAATTGCAGCTTATACTTTCATTTTTGCAAGTCTTGCTCTCCTGCCTCTCGGTAACTTCGAAAAGTCTGCAGGGGCTTTTTCTACAGGAGCTTTCTGGGTCTACCTTGCAGGCCTGGGCTTTTTTCCCACCGTACTTGCCTATCTGCTGTACACGAAAGGGCTTGAGGAAGTTGAATCAAGCAGGGCGTCCATAGTAGCAACGATAGAGCCTGTTGTGGGTACTCTTGCAGGTTTTTTCTTTTTCAGGGAAATGCTAACGGGCTGGCAGTTAGTAGGGGTTCTGCTCGTAATTGTTGCAGTTGTAATGATACAGGAGAGAAAGTGA